The following are encoded in a window of Sutcliffiella horikoshii genomic DNA:
- the cysK gene encoding cysteine synthase A translates to MKVVTNMADLIGNTPLVKLNRIVPKGAATVYLKLEFQNPSGSVKDRAAFNMIIQAEKDGLIKPGATIIEPTSGNTGIGLAMNAAARGYKAILIMPDTMSKERINLLKAYGAEVVLTPGDEKMPGAIKKAQELVKEIPNSFMPMQFENHANSDAHRKSTALEIMDGMKQIGKPLSAFVATAGTGGTITGTGEELKKHYEGLTVHVVEPAGSPVLSGGKPGKHKLVGTSPGFIPDILNQEVYDEIFKIEDEDAYDITRKLARHEGILVGPSSGAACYSAIEVAKRLTPDDVVVCIACDTGERYLSTDLFEFGNE, encoded by the coding sequence GTGAAGGTTGTTACAAATATGGCTGATTTGATAGGTAATACGCCACTTGTAAAGTTGAATCGCATTGTGCCAAAAGGAGCGGCAACGGTTTATTTAAAATTGGAATTTCAAAACCCCAGCGGCAGCGTAAAAGATAGAGCTGCGTTTAATATGATTATCCAGGCCGAAAAGGATGGCCTAATCAAACCAGGAGCAACCATTATCGAACCAACTAGCGGTAATACCGGTATTGGTTTAGCGATGAATGCCGCAGCAAGGGGATATAAGGCCATTTTGATCATGCCCGATACAATGTCAAAAGAGCGAATTAATCTACTAAAAGCATACGGTGCAGAGGTAGTATTAACACCGGGTGATGAAAAAATGCCAGGTGCCATTAAAAAAGCACAGGAACTGGTAAAAGAAATTCCAAACAGCTTCATGCCGATGCAGTTTGAAAACCATGCCAATTCAGATGCTCACAGAAAGTCTACGGCACTCGAAATCATGGATGGAATGAAACAAATCGGCAAGCCATTATCGGCTTTTGTCGCAACTGCCGGTACTGGCGGAACCATTACCGGAACAGGAGAAGAGCTGAAAAAGCATTATGAAGGATTGACTGTCCATGTTGTGGAACCTGCAGGATCACCAGTTCTTTCCGGCGGGAAGCCTGGGAAACATAAGCTTGTCGGAACTAGCCCTGGATTCATTCCAGATATATTGAATCAGGAAGTATATGATGAGATTTTCAAGATTGAAGATGAGGATGCATATGATATTACTCGAAAGCTTGCTCGTCATGAAGGAATTCTGGTTGGTCCATCATCCGGTGCTGCTTGTTATTCTGCGATTGAAGTGGCGAAACGATTAACGCCTGATGATGTGGTGGTATGTATCGCATGCGATACGGGAGAGAGATATTTGTCTACGGACCTTTTTGAATTTGGAAATGAATAA
- a CDS encoding CidA/LrgA family protein, producing MKLLIQVAVFYFFYKIGVVLQSTLEIPVPGSIIGMVLLLVLLLTGLVKERYLHGGANLLLFYLPLFFVPATVGVMNHFRFLSKTEGLIMLLALLVGTIMVLVSSGLVAQKTAASVDNKAEATGVMDDE from the coding sequence ATGAAACTATTAATTCAAGTGGCAGTTTTTTATTTTTTTTATAAAATCGGTGTAGTTCTACAAAGTACGCTTGAGATTCCGGTTCCTGGTAGTATTATCGGAATGGTTTTGTTGCTTGTCTTACTTTTGACAGGACTGGTGAAGGAGAGATATTTGCATGGTGGGGCGAACTTGTTGCTTTTCTATCTCCCTTTGTTTTTTGTCCCTGCCACAGTAGGAGTCATGAATCATTTTAGGTTTCTTTCTAAGACAGAGGGGTTAATCATGTTGCTTGCTCTTTTAGTAGGGACCATTATGGTCTTGGTAAGTTCGGGGTTAGTTGCTCAAAAAACGGCAGCATCTGTCGATAATAAGGCAGAGGCAACGGGAGTGATGGATGATGAATAG
- the thpR gene encoding RNA 2',3'-cyclic phosphodiesterase, translating into MTTQTHYFVAVPLPQPLKQAFQLYMKKLKSHFPFTRWVHPEDLHITLAFLGDLEEGQKEKLISLLSKVALNHQRFSLALSELGTFGNPQSPRIFWYGIEKSMELNLLRNSVYDACEMVGLQLDSRPFHPHITIARKWKGPGSIDNSLLPVHSSQIETFAVNNIILYETHLNRLPKYEEKEIFSLV; encoded by the coding sequence ATGACAACACAAACTCATTATTTCGTTGCGGTACCTCTTCCACAACCGTTAAAGCAAGCGTTTCAATTATATATGAAAAAATTAAAAAGCCACTTTCCTTTTACAAGATGGGTGCATCCAGAAGACCTCCATATCACGCTCGCATTTTTAGGTGATTTGGAAGAAGGTCAAAAGGAAAAGTTGATATCTCTGCTTTCGAAAGTAGCTTTAAATCATCAACGATTTTCCCTCGCATTAAGTGAACTTGGCACATTCGGGAACCCCCAGTCACCACGGATTTTTTGGTACGGTATTGAAAAGTCAATGGAACTAAATCTGCTCCGAAATTCAGTATATGATGCCTGTGAAATGGTTGGACTCCAGCTCGACTCACGTCCGTTCCATCCTCATATAACGATTGCAAGAAAGTGGAAGGGGCCAGGATCTATTGACAACAGTCTGCTTCCTGTACACAGTTCCCAAATAGAGACGTTTGCCGTGAACAATATCATTTTATATGAAACACATCTAAACAGATTGCCAAAATATGAAGAAAAGGAAATTTTTTCATTAGTATAG